In Oryzias melastigma strain HK-1 linkage group LG10, ASM292280v2, whole genome shotgun sequence, the genomic window caggcctctcatCCTTTATGTGGGAAAACTTGCACAATTAATGGCttactaaatacttttttcccccactgTATTATAACATAAACATTACACAATTCTCTACTATAATTTGATCTAAAAAGGGACAAAATACATTGTATAATCACTGTAAtaaatttattttctgttatatttataaaatctaCAGCTCCATTTTCTGCATCTAACCTATAGTGTGTTAATTTTTAGTGCCTGCACCAGCAGCTGGAGGTGATTCCAGGATATGAAGAACTTTTGGCCGATATCGTCAACATCTGCGTTGACTATTATGagaacaaaatgtatttgacGCCAAGTGAGAAACACATGCTGCTAAAGGTCTGTGTGTAGCTAGCTGACTTATAAAGAAGCAAAGCTCTGATATGCATGTTAATGTCTATTATAAATGCTTCTTCTGCCCTCCAGGTTATGGGCTTTGGTCTGTACCTGATGGATGGAAATGTAAGTAATATCTACAAACTAGATGCTAAGAAGAGGATCAACTTGAGCAAGATTGACAAATTCTTCAAGGTAAGGCTGCTCTGGTAACATTTCAGTTACCGTCGTGAAAAATGGGCGAGGCGTTCATGTACTGTGTTTTTCAGCTTCAAGTCGTACCACTTTTTGGAGACATGCAGATTGAGTTGTCACGCTACATTGAGACAAGTGCTCACTACGAGGAGAACAAGTCCAAGTAAGGAAACGCTGCCAACGAAATGATGCATTTTGGATTTATCTGTTGCTCCTCTTGGTTTCCAGTGAAACCCCGCTGTCTTCTGCCCACAGGTGGACGTGCACTCAGAGCAGCATCTCACCGCAGTACAACCTGTGTGAGCAGATGGTGCAGATCAGGGACGACCACATTCGCTTCATCTCAGAACTGGCGCGCTACAGCAACAGCGAAGTGGTGACGGGCTCCGGGTTGGACAGCCAGAAGTCGGACGAGGAGTACAGGGAGCTGTTTGATCTGGCTCTGAGGGGGCTGCAGCTGTTGTCAAAGTGGAGCACCCACGTCATGGAAGTGGTAAGATGGATGAAGCTTGGCCAACCATTCAATATGTCGAGgaggtttgaaatgtttttaagcattttttttttgcttaacttgttttttcatgttcttgtggcatttttgtgatgatggaggaaatatataaagaaaattaagctcaaaatgacatttttttactcaaatcgtTGAAAACTAGGAGtagatgaaaatatttttcatcatttttgtaaTACTGGTAATGTTATGTTGAGGGTGCGATGGGTTGTATGCTAGAGGGAGACTGTGTCAACAGATGGGcaatgggaaggggggtggggttgctctgtgccaacgcccacaactcagaggtgaatttctttgctgctctgcagaaacaggctttttgatttggcttaaaaaaaaagggtaaatcTAAGAGAAAGCCCGCACAGTTGCCTTGAAAATGGAAGATTGTGAGTTCAAATTAATCATTCCAAAAACTCCTGACATGATGCCACaatttaaaatagtcgatgactaatttaatagttgattagtcgttactttatattatgtggagtcagagtgtagtaaatttgaaaaacGTTGTGaacgttcagcaccaaaaaatccacttttttcattattatttgagtcaatgagaccaaaactatcttttgtgaaaaataattccttgtttcagatgctgacctcattagagagatgaGGAATAtgctttccatcaaactcattttgacaggtgacctttgaccctataaaccctatttatataaaaatgattttaaattgttatgtCCTCTTGAGGGGTGGGGTACcggtcaaaatgagtttgatggaaagtatattcattatgtctctcatttgatttaattttgtttcaatCCCAGAAATCAATGACGGACAGAGGCTttacgattcattaaaagtttaataaactatcatcttaattgtctttatttttgactagtttaaagctaatgatggttaagatgatgctttacatccactttgcaaatgacctgattagttgactattggaaaaaaataattggtgataatgttaatcattttattttttgttgattcaATATTAagaagtgttcaaatttgtataactaaACACATTcacctcaaaaataaaaaaataaataaaaatgtgggttttttttcctccgaGAATCAACTTTAGCAGTTATGGGATATCAAAGGTGAAAAAGGTCGAAAGCTTAAAATGGGGGAGTTCCGGCCAATGATTTTGGGTGCAAGTTATGTTTTTGTCCGGCttcggcagggggagggactttataagcaccatattttttctctgttgccAAATTTTCTTGCTAAAAATGGGAGCTAATGCCTACATGCTTGATGGTTAGCATTTAAGGGGTAGGATTGGGGGGCTTAAACCACCAAAAGGTTACCGAACACAACAGTGTCTGCAGCTCAACACTCCCCCGAGTGGTGGGTCAAATATATAGaacaaaactttaactttttttcccgTTGAATCTATTTACAACACGCCTTTTGTCTCTTTCAGTACTCGTGGAAGTTGGTACATCCCACAGATAAATTCTGTAACAAGGACTGTCCAGGTACAGCAGAAGAGTATGAACGCGCCACAAGGTACAACTACACCAGTGAGGAGAAGTTTGCCCTGGTGGAGGTCATTGCTATGATTAAAGGACTGCAGGTAAAAACTAAAGTGCTCTCTAATTGATGTTCAGTGCAGgaggacattttaaaactgtgtctGTACAGATACTGTGTCTACTATAGAGTTTTACTTCAACATAATTTATAGCTCAGGTGCTAAATATAGAGTCCTGAAGACGTGCATAATGTTGGTACTGTGGGATTTACTGCGCAGGTGCTCATGGGTCGCATGGAGTCGGTGTTCAATCAGGCTATCAGGAACACAATCTATGCAGCCCTGCAAGACTTTGCCCAAATGACCCTCAGAGAGCCGCTGCGCCAAGCGGTGCGCAAGAAGAAGAATGTCCTCATTAGGTACTCCAAAGCGAATCAGATAATCCCTTTTGGATTCAGTTGAAACCAActctgggcttttttttttcttgacagtGTTCTCCAGGCAATTCGAAAGACCGTCTGTGACTGGGAAGGAGCAAGAGAGCCTCCGAATGACCCCTGTCTGAGGGGGGAGAAGGATCCAAAAGGCGGGTTTGACATCAAGGTGCCTCGTAGAGCTGTGGGACCCTCCAGCACACAGgtaaagagtaaaataaaccAGGGCGTTTTGCATAGATGGTGTAAAGTGTCTGTTATTTGGGTTCTTTTGGGACAGGCGCACTATTTTTATTATCTTCAAAGCTCGATTCTCACAAGAAAAAGATAATGATCAAAGAGGGAATCTATCCCAGTCGAGATGCAGGCTGGTTTTAAAAGAGATTAATGTTGTGTGAAAGTAACATTATAATCaattattttcttataaatgtgctctttttcttaaaaaagggGCACTATctcaattttttatatttaaatgtatgtggTTTAAACTTGTGTCCTCAAAAAGgacacaagtttttgattttagcttaaaagaccactgggaacgcttttaaaaaagctcaaaacatgattggagtTGGTGTTTAAGcactttttaaatcttaattagTGAAACATAAAGCATTTGCCTCTTTGGTTGTTCTCCTGTGCAGTTGTACATGGTCCGCACCATGCTGGAATCCCTGATTGCAGACAAAAGTGGATCGAAGAAGACTCTGCGCAGCAGTCTGGATGGACCCATAGTGCAGGCCATTGAAGACTTCCATAAGCAGTCCTTCTTCTTCACACACTTACTCAACTTTAGTGGTGAGCTAAAACTTACATGTATTTGaactttaaatatgtatttgatTACTTGGAATATCAAACTTTAAGTGTAAGCAGATTACTTTAATTATTCCTAACATAGCGTTAAGGTTTTACAGCTTCTTGTAATGTACTTCTATGGGTTTATTTCCAATttagtgcattttttaaattattatagcCGAAATTATCTGATAATCAAAGTGTTTGTGGGTCATTCTCTTCGTTTTCCCCACTTTGATCTGCGATTACTGCCCCCAAGTGAGCAGAAATTTGAACTGCAGCATTTTTTCCAGAAAGTTTTGTCTTCTTCAGTAGCATCTAAAAGCGCTGTGTGCATTAGCAAACCAGATGAAGGTGTAAAAGTTAATTCCACCGGGCTATCCTAGTGCTTAACATTACTTTTACTGTCTTGTCTTTCTGTGGTCCAGAGGCTCTTCAGCAGTGCTGTGACCTATCCCAGCTCTGGTTCAGGGAGTTCTTCCTGGAGCTGACCATGGGCCGCAGAATCCAGTTCCCCATTGAAATGTCCATGCCGTGGATCCTTACTGACCACATTCTGGAGACGAAGGAGCCTTCCATGATGGAGTAAATagagatttgtgttttttaatttacaccTAGCAAGTAGAGAATATTTTAACTGTTACCCTTTCTCTTCCAGGTATGTGCTGTATCCCTTAGATTTGTACAACGACAGTGCCTACTACGCTCTTACGAAGTTTAAAAAGCAGTTCCTCTACGATGAAATTGAGGCTGAGGTAAGGTCGGATGGCCACCGATTCTATTTGTCTCATTAAGTtccttttaaagacattttttgtgttttatttaaacaggtAAACCTGTGCTTTGACCAGTTTGTCTACAAGTTGGCAGATCAGATCTTTGCCTATTATAAAGCAATGGCTGGAAggtaaaactatatatatattttacaattttttaacaaaataagagCTTTGTTTGAACTAAATCGGATGTTCTCTGCAGTGTTCTGCTAGACAAGCGTTTCAGGGCAGAGTGTAAAAACTACGGGGTCATCATCCCGTATCCTCCATCAAACCGCTACGAGACGCTGCTCAAGCAGAGACACGTACAGGTATCTGagcaccttctttttttattattattttgctgttttattttcaaactatatgtttttatctttcattaCCCATGTCGTCTGCAGCTGCTGGGTCGCTCGATTGACCTGAACCGCCTGATCACCCAGAGAATCTCGGCTGCGATGTACAAATCCTTGGATCATGCCATTAGCCGTTTTGAGAGTGAAGACCTCACCTCCATAGTGGTAAGGGTACCATCAGGTGAAGCTTATTCCTGtatgttctttaaattttgcTTACACTCCTTTTTTTTGGACAGGAGTTGGAGTGGCTCCTGGAGATCAACAGGCTAACCCACAGGCTTCTGTCCAAACACATGACGCTGGACAGCTTTGATGCCATGTTCCGTGAGGCCAACCACAACGTCTCTGCTCCCTACGGACGAATCACGCTCCACGTTTTCTGGGAACTCAACTTCGATTTTCTGCCAAACTACTGCTACAACGGATCAACGAACCGGTCAGTTCAAGGAACTACGTCAGCAAAGAGAGGCCATTGTTTTGCCTCGACTTTGACCGGTCTCTCCTGTTCCTCTCAGCTTCGTGCGAACCGCTATTCCCTTCACCCAGGAGCCTCAAAGAGACAAGCCAGCCAACGTGCAGCCTTATTACTTGTACGGATCCAAGGTATAcagccatttttttattatttttttctgcactgtcacaaagcaaaactaaaataatgacTATGTTGCCTCAGATTAacattcttctttttcctctcagCCTCTGAACATTGCCTACTCCCACATATACAGCTCCTATAGAAACTTCGTCGGCCCACCTCACTTCAAGACCATCTGCCGCCTGCTTGGTTACCAAGGCATCGCCGTTGTGATGGAAGAGCTGCTCAAAATTGTCAAGAGCCTGGTATTTATCTTCCAATTGGAGCCTCGAAAACACTTTGTCTTTCTGAATTGTAACTGTTATTATACCGTGTGTGTTTTCCTCCCATTtcaatgctcttttttttctccatttcatCCTTTAGTTACAGGGCACCATACTGCAATATGTGAAAACTCTGATAGAAGTCATGCCCAAGATCTGCCGTCTACCGCGCCACGAGTATGGTTCCCCCGGTGAGCTcacatctgtctttttttgcaaccttttcacacatttttttttcctaaatgtattgaaaatgtttaatattttagcttcaatttGCACTTTTTCATTCCTATTGATTGATTTACAGATGTTCACtataaattcaattaaaatggaTTAGCTTGCACTGGTTGACCCTGTCTTCTGATTGGTTGAGGTTgctacttaaaaagaaaaaaaaacatcatactGAGATTTATTATAACTATGATTTTTATAATCTATATCAGATTATTCCAATAAACCCGATTATTTTAGTTGAATTCTAATAACCTAACTACACATTACACCGAAAGGGTTTTCATCTTgatctcaaaaaaaaaaaaaaactccccccCTTTAATGGAAGATTGGGAAGAATTAATCCAAGAGAACCAgacagacaaaaatgaaaaacactggaacaccaaaaacataaggGACTACAGCAATAAGAAAGCAAGAAGCAGATGAGAACAACATGAATGTTTATTATTGTGTTGCATAATGAAAAACTATTGGCTGCCATCTTGGGATAgaattttttattcatgttttttgttaatcTTTTAGAATGTTGTAGTACATATGTTCTTGGCTAAAAAAAGAAGGCTTTATCCCTCACagatttatctgtttttgtaaaaactaaTGTCATTGTTAAAGTGCAAGCCTGAATGCTGAGTAAAATATCATACATGTTGTTTCTGGACATACTCCTTTTATactttactctgttttttttgtttgttttatttattggggATAAATAACATAATGTGATAAACGTGCATTAACAGGTTACTATGTAGATTTTAATGCATTCAAAGAATTTTAAATCATTCACAAAGAGACAGACATGGGAAAATTTGATGACCTTCAAAAATCTGCAattaactaaagaaataaaaattaccaAGAAAAAATCcctacacaaaaaataaaaatacagtttgaaacaAGTAAAGAATAGACTAACAGACAGACAtacaaagggggaaaaaagcaactttaacAGGGCGCAAACTATATCCTGCTTGTGGCTGTCCCAAGCCCGCTTTGCCTCTACTGACTTTAATTTAGCCGCAACTGTTGAAGGAAGTGCAAAAACTGGTTGAAAGTGGCACCTAAGCTAGAAAAATAAGGTTTCTTCCTCGTTTTGCCTCCTTGTTTCTTCAAGTTTGGATTTTCTGATCCACATCAATGTATTGTGGCTAAAGCTACATGTGCAAAATCAGATTACAGCTGGCCAGACAGATTATGCTGAGGTGAAGAGGTTTGCAAATCTGTAGATTACTGATCTTCTGTACCTTTTGTAGCTTTAAAATCTTCACCTGGCTCGTAGCCCGTGACCTTTCCATCTGTAGTTAACGTTCCTCCTGTCCTCTGGTGAAAGCCTGGTGCTCTCCCTGAATGTGGGTCACACTGACCCGAATCATCCCAGTAgcaccagtttaaaaaaaatcctgagttTGACGGAGTTTTGGAAGTTTGACCCTTAATAAAACAAGGATTTTGTTTCTGCCCCACCAGGGATCCTGGAGTTCTTTCATCATCAGCTCAAGGATATCATTGAATACGCTGAGCTGAAGACAGATGTCTTTCAGAGCTTAAGGGAGGTGGGAAATGCTATCCTCTTCTGCCTGCTCATCGAACAAGCTCTggtaagtcattttctttggATCTGTCTGCATCTCATAATACTCTAATGTTTGTACCACTTTCCTGCTGTCATTTTTCCtatgttgtgttgttttcttgctaCATAATCTATTAGTGTGATGTAATGAGCCCTCTCTTGTGTGTAAGCATGCTTTAAGAAGTAAGTTTAAGATTCACTTTGACACTGGGAATAGTCTGACTCAGTCTACACACCCACAGTTGTGTTTGATCTCTCATCactttttatgctaaaaacagTTCTATGTTTTATTACACGCTGGAAACTATCACAGGTGGTAAGATTTTAGGTTTTGTCATTGGTATCACtataaaagagacaaaatgtggtattttcattttctttcttgtaCATTGGAgctgctttttctatttttttttattattattatttaacttaCATTAACTCATTTTTACCACCAATCAACCATGGAAGTATAAGGAccttaaatttcaaattaaaatgtttcacttgagTGAAAATCAAGGAATTCTCTTAACCTCCTTGACTTCCATGGAAGAGGTGCTAACATCTTTTGGTTTGTCGTCTCTTCTAAGTTTGGTCGCTCGCATTTGCCTGCATACTCAAAATTGTTTCACTTTTCTTCGTCGTTACCGTGTTGACTGCTTTGACTCTGgtgcaggagtgtcaaactcaatcgcacagggggccaaaatccaaaacacaccttaggtcacaagctgaacaggataaaaatgtattgcacactctaaaactaagtttttaaaactgtaaatttttaacctatttatgaactagaaatatagcattacctgtgatgatgctagtgtgaatgcttcaagctgaagatgctgaaattgatagctaaaaacaatgaagctaatagctgaaaatgctgaagctgatagccagctaaaatattagctaaatgccaaaatagaataaaaagcgaaaataaataaatacaaaataaacttaggttagtcaaaacagctagcatgtaactgaaacattagttaaactccaaaacagcctgaaaaactaaaataaaaagcctaaattagccaaaacagctagcatgtagctaaaatattagccaagcgtcaaaatggcctaaaaaaaacgtagtaaatgccaaaatagtccaaaaagctagcagaatgccaatttttaaaaccataactttttaacaaaattacaaataataaaaaggcaggaatattattacagaatgaatcaacttaaaaaattagataataccaatttttacaactttttaacacaattattaaTTATAAATAGGCAAGAattttattacagaataaatcaaattaaaccgagaaaaacgttcaatattttaccctccataaaaatatattttgtcaaaattgtacaagttaaaaataagcacaagataacatcgggccattgataacatttaaataaaatgatctggagggctggatataattacccggagggccggatccggcccccgggccttgactttgacacgtgctctagcGTCTGTatggagtgtttttgtgttgaatgCTGTCggtgtgttttattcatttattcttttttttttctcaaccttGCATGGTTCTTTCTTCTCACTCACGATCTTCCAGTCAAGGCCTCATCATGCTGCTTTTGCATGTTTACTTTGATTTTCTTCGCCGACCGTCTCCATGACAACTCCCTTTTGGTGCATTAGTAGTCATGTCAGTTCACATAGCTTCCATGCCGTGCTCAGAAACTGTGCACATATTCATCTTTAAGCCTTTGAAGTGGCTGTATGCGTTCTAAATCCATCTATATGGGATTTTGTGCTTTAAGTGTGACAGATTTGATTTCTGTTGGCACTGGCCTCTCACCTGGACTTCCTCATATCACGAATTTCTAGTCAGTCTTT contains:
- the cyfip2 gene encoding cytoplasmic FMR1-interacting protein 2 isoform X2; this encodes MTTHVTLEDALSNVDLLEELPLPDQQPCIEPPPSSIMYQANFDTNFEDRNAFVTGIARYIEQATVHSSMNEMLEEGHEYAVMLYTWRSCSRAIPQVKCNEQPNRVEIYEKTVEVLEPEVTKLMKFMYFQRKAIERFCSEVKRLCHAERRKDFVSEAYLLTLGKFINMFAVLDELKNMKCSVKNDHSAYKRAAQFLRKMADPQSIQESQNLSMFLANHNRITQCLHQQLEVIPGYEELLADIVNICVDYYENKMYLTPSEKHMLLKVMGFGLYLMDGNVSNIYKLDAKKRINLSKIDKFFKLQVVPLFGDMQIELSRYIETSAHYEENKSKWTCTQSSISPQYNLCEQMVQIRDDHIRFISELARYSNSEVVTGSGLDSQKSDEEYRELFDLALRGLQLLSKWSTHVMEVYSWKLVHPTDKFCNKDCPGTAEEYERATRYNYTSEEKFALVEVIAMIKGLQVLMGRMESVFNQAIRNTIYAALQDFAQMTLREPLRQAVRKKKNVLISVLQAIRKTVCDWEGAREPPNDPCLRGEKDPKGGFDIKVPRRAVGPSSTQLYMVRTMLESLIADKSGSKKTLRSSLDGPIVQAIEDFHKQSFFFTHLLNFSEALQQCCDLSQLWFREFFLELTMGRRIQFPIEMSMPWILTDHILETKEPSMMEYVLYPLDLYNDSAYYALTKFKKQFLYDEIEAEVNLCFDQFVYKLADQIFAYYKAMAGSVLLDKRFRAECKNYGVIIPYPPSNRYETLLKQRHVQLLGRSIDLNRLITQRISAAMYKSLDHAISRFESEDLTSIVELEWLLEINRLTHRLLSKHMTLDSFDAMFREANHNVSAPYGRITLHVFWELNFDFLPNYCYNGSTNRFVRTAIPFTQEPQRDKPANVQPYYLYGSKPLNIAYSHIYSSYRNFVGPPHFKTICRLLGYQGIAVVMEELLKIVKSLLQGTILQYVKTLIEVMPKICRLPRHEYGSPGILEFFHHQLKDIIEYAELKTDVFQSLREVGNAILFCLLIEQALVVRF
- the cyfip2 gene encoding cytoplasmic FMR1-interacting protein 2 isoform X1 translates to MTTHVTLEDALSNVDLLEELPLPDQQPCIEPPPSSIMYQANFDTNFEDRNAFVTGIARYIEQATVHSSMNEMLEEGHEYAVMLYTWRSCSRAIPQVKCNEQPNRVEIYEKTVEVLEPEVTKLMKFMYFQRKAIERFCSEVKRLCHAERRKDFVSEAYLLTLGKFINMFAVLDELKNMKCSVKNDHSAYKRAAQFLRKMADPQSIQESQNLSMFLANHNRITQCLHQQLEVIPGYEELLADIVNICVDYYENKMYLTPSEKHMLLKVMGFGLYLMDGNVSNIYKLDAKKRINLSKIDKFFKLQVVPLFGDMQIELSRYIETSAHYEENKSKWTCTQSSISPQYNLCEQMVQIRDDHIRFISELARYSNSEVVTGSGLDSQKSDEEYRELFDLALRGLQLLSKWSTHVMEVYSWKLVHPTDKFCNKDCPGTAEEYERATRYNYTSEEKFALVEVIAMIKGLQVLMGRMESVFNQAIRNTIYAALQDFAQMTLREPLRQAVRKKKNVLISVLQAIRKTVCDWEGAREPPNDPCLRGEKDPKGGFDIKVPRRAVGPSSTQLYMVRTMLESLIADKSGSKKTLRSSLDGPIVQAIEDFHKQSFFFTHLLNFSEALQQCCDLSQLWFREFFLELTMGRRIQFPIEMSMPWILTDHILETKEPSMMEYVLYPLDLYNDSAYYALTKFKKQFLYDEIEAEVNLCFDQFVYKLADQIFAYYKAMAGSVLLDKRFRAECKNYGVIIPYPPSNRYETLLKQRHVQLLGRSIDLNRLITQRISAAMYKSLDHAISRFESEDLTSIVELEWLLEINRLTHRLLSKHMTLDSFDAMFREANHNVSAPYGRITLHVFWELNFDFLPNYCYNGSTNRFVRTAIPFTQEPQRDKPANVQPYYLYGSKPLNIAYSHIYSSYRNFVGPPHFKTICRLLGYQGIAVVMEELLKIVKSLLQGTILQYVKTLIEVMPKICRLPRHEYGSPGILEFFHHQLKDIIEYAELKTDVFQSLREVGNAILFCLLIEQALVSQEEVCDLLHAAPFQNILPRVYIKEGERLEVRMKRLEAKYAPLHLVPLIERLGTPQQIAIAREGDLLTKERLCCGLSMFEVILTRIRSFLQDAVWRGPPPTNGVMHVDECMEFHRLWSAMQFVYCIPVGTHEFTAEQCFGDGLNWAGCAIIVLLGQQRRFDLFDFCYHLLKVQRQDGKDEIIKNVPLKKMADRIRKYQILNNEIFAILNKYMKAVETDSSTVEHVRCFQPPIHQSLATTC